The genomic region GACACCCTCCTTGAACGCGCAAGCGCCTGGCATACGCCGGTTTCGTTCCTCCGGCCGTTTTCATTCCTCCAACCGGTTTCGTTCATCCGATGAGAAGCAATTTTCGTGCCAAATCGAAAACGCGGACAGCCGCGCTGGAAGGGCCCCGAGGCCGGCACAGGTCCATGCGATGCGTGTTCGCTTTACGGAGCCGGTAATTCCTGATTGAATGAAAATGATTCAATAATGCATGAACGCCTAGATCGTTCGCCGTACAAGGGGGTACCTTCGTGTCGACGCCATCATGGTTTGAGCATCTGGCAGTCCCCATCCTGATTTTTGACCCCATGAAGGGGCTTTTGTACGCCAACCAGGCGGCGAGGGAAGCCTGGCCTTCCTTGCGGACCGGCACCCAGTGGGACGAATTTCGAGCATCGGTGACGAGCGGCTGGATGGTCCACCTCCACCCTTGGCTTGACAGCGAATCGTTCCTCGTGGAGTGCCATCCGGACCTCACGGCGCCGCTCGCCGAGCGCCTGCAGGCGTTGCGAGAGGCCTACGAGGAACTGGAGCTGATTGTTTCGGAGGCGTTTGACGAGGTCTTCGTCACAGACGGCAACGGCGTCACACTGCGCGTCAACCGGGCGGCTGAGCGACTGTACGGCCTGCGCCAAGAAGAGTTGGTCGGCCGATCCGTCTACGACCTCGAGCGAGACGGCCTGTTTTACCCTTCCGTCATCGGCCTCGCCCTGAAGCTGCGCCGCGAAGTCACCGTGTTACAAAAGACGTCGGACGGCAAACAGCTGTGGGCCACCGCCAATCCCGTCTTCGATGCGCAAGGCAACATCCGGTTGGTCATCTCGACAGCCAAAGAAGTCTCCGACGCGTTTCGCCCCCACACGCCAGGCTTTTCGACGGCTTCAGAAGGCTCGGGATCCGGCGAAGCCATCCGCGGCCTCGTGGCGCACAGCCAGGCGATGCAGCGTGTATTGGAAATGGCGCGAAGGGTGGCGCGCGCCGATCTCACGTGCCTCTTGCTGGGTGAGACCGGCGTCGGGAAAAGCACCCTTGCGGAGTGGATCCACCGCATGAGTCCGCGCCACAGCGGCCCGTTCGTCGAAGTGAACTGCGCGGCTTTGCCAGAATCTCTCCTGGAGAGTGAGCTGTTCGGCTATGAAAGCGGCGCCTTCACCGGCGCGTCGCGGTCGGGAAAGCCAGGCAAAGTGGAGCTGGCACACGGAGGGACCTTGTTTTTGGACGAGATCGCAGAGATACCGCTTCACCTTCAGGGAAAGCTGCTTGACTTCGTGGAACGCCGGGCCATGACGCGCGTCGGCGGTACGACGCGGCGCCACGTGGATGCGCGCATCATCGCGGCGACGAATCGCGACGTGAAGCGCATGGTGCGTGAGGGCACGTTTCGCGCAGACCTGTACTACCGCCTGCACGGCGTGTCCATTGAAATCCCGCCGCTTCGAGA from Alicyclobacillus vulcanalis harbors:
- a CDS encoding sigma-54 interaction domain-containing protein, which encodes MSTPSWFEHLAVPILIFDPMKGLLYANQAAREAWPSLRTGTQWDEFRASVTSGWMVHLHPWLDSESFLVECHPDLTAPLAERLQALREAYEELELIVSEAFDEVFVTDGNGVTLRVNRAAERLYGLRQEELVGRSVYDLERDGLFYPSVIGLALKLRREVTVLQKTSDGKQLWATANPVFDAQGNIRLVISTAKEVSDAFRPHTPGFSTASEGSGSGEAIRGLVAHSQAMQRVLEMARRVARADLTCLLLGETGVGKSTLAEWIHRMSPRHSGPFVEVNCAALPESLLESELFGYESGAFTGASRSGKPGKVELAHGGTLFLDEIAEIPLHLQGKLLDFVERRAMTRVGGTTRRHVDARIIAATNRDVKRMVREGTFRADLYYRLHGVSIEIPPLRERKEDIPVLIDQFLEDMFRTHPTMVKRIHPQVVERLQAYRWPGNVRELEHLVKRLVLLTDGDGILPSDLREEWLEEDSLGDVQTEGIRPLDKLAQVEREIYAEAARRCRSSYEVAEALGVSQATAVRKLKKYGLSIWRTP